The following proteins are co-located in the Malus sylvestris chromosome 13, drMalSylv7.2, whole genome shotgun sequence genome:
- the LOC126597046 gene encoding sucrose nonfermenting 4-like protein isoform X1, which yields MFATNMDSARDVVGVPSTVLIPMRFVWPYGGRSVFFSGSFVRRWSELIPMTPVEGCPTVFQAVYSVTPGYHQYKFFVDGEWRHDEHQSYVSGEYGLVNILLATDPNLFHPNVTSEMTSGPNYMEEDTEAFKRLVRITDGTLTDVVLRISEADLQSSRHRISVFLSTHTTYELLPESGKVVALDVDLPVKQAFHILHEQGIPLAPLWDFSNGHFVGVLSALDFILILRELGNHGSNLTEEELETHTIAAWKEGKAYLNGQIDEHGRAVPRQLVHAGPYDNMKDVVLKILQNGVATVPIIHSSSEDGSFPQLLHLASLSGILKCVCRYFRHSSSSLPILQAPICAINVGTWVPEIGETNCRPLATLRPSASLSAALNLLVQAQVSSIPIVDDNNSLLDIYCRSDITALAKDRAYAHINLNEMTIQQALQLGQDSFSPFEPRGQRCQMCLRSDSLHKVMERLANPGVRRLVIVEAGSKRVEGIVSLSDVFKFLLG from the exons ATGTTTGCTACCAACATGGATTCAGCGCGGGATGTTGTTGGAGTTCCGAGCACGGTGTTGATCCCAATGCGCTTTGTGTGGCCTTATGGGGGCAGAAGTGTGTTTTTCAGTGGTTCATTTGTCCG CAGGTGGTCTGAACTTATTCCTATGACACCGGTTGAGGGTTGCCCCACTGTGTTTCAAGCTGTTTACAGTGTAACGCCGGGATACCACCAA TACAAATTTTTTGTTGATGGCGAATGGCGACATGATGAGCACCAATCTTACGTGAGTGGTGAATATGGGTTAGTGAACATTCTCTTGGCCACAGATCCTAATCTCTTTCATCCGAATGTAACCTCAGAGATGACTTCTGGACCTAATTATATGGAAGAGGATACTGAGGCCTTTAAGCGTTTG GTCCGGATTACAGATGGTACTTTAACTGATGTAGTACTAAGGATATCAGAGGCTGATTTGCAAAGCTCTCGTCATCGTATTTCTGTCTTCCTGTCTACACACACCACATATGAACTACTCCCGGAGTCAGGCAAG GTTGTTGCATTGGATGTTGATTTACCTGTAAAGCAAGCATTTCATATATTGCATGAGCAG ggAATCCCTTTGGCGCCTCTTTGGGACTTCAGCAATGGACATTTTGTTGGAGTTCTCAGTGCAttggattttattttaatattgagAGAG cTTGGGAACCATGGATCTAATTTGACAGAGGAAGAGCTTGAAACACATACTATAGCAGCATGGAAAGAGGGAAAAGCATATCTAAATGGACAGATTGATGAACATGGGAGAGCAGTGCCGAGACAGTTAGTCCAT GCTGGACCATATGATAATATGAAAGATGTTGTGTTGAAAATTTTACAAAATGGGGTTGCTACGGTTCCAATTATCCATTCATCTTCAGAAGATGGCTCATTTCCGCAGCTATTGCATCTTGCTTCACTGTCTGGTATTTTAAAAT GTGTTTGCAGGTACTTTAGGCATTCATCTAGCTCATTACCCATACTTCAAGCACCAATATGTGCAATTAATGTGGGTACTTGGGTTCCGGAAATTGGAGAGACGAATTGTCGGCCATTAGCAACGTTGAGACCAAGTGCTTCGCTTAGTGCAGCTCTAAACTTGCTAGTTCAAG CTCAAGTAAGTTCAATCCCTATAGTTGATGATAATAACTCTTTACTGGATATATATTGTCGAAG TGACATAACAGCTTTGGCTAAAGATAGAGCTTACGCACATATTAATCTCAATGAAATGACTATTCAACAG GCATTGCAGTTGGGACAAGACTCATTTTCTCCCTTTGAACCAAGAGGTCAAAGATGCCAGATGTGTTTGCGCAGTGATTCTCTGCATAAAGTGATGGAGCGATTGGCCAATCCAG GTGTCAGACGACTGGTGATTGTAGAAGCTGGCAGTAAGCGGGTGGAAGGCATTGTTTCACTTAGTGACGTTTTCAAGTTCTTGCTTGGTTAG
- the LOC126597046 gene encoding sucrose nonfermenting 4-like protein isoform X2, with amino-acid sequence MFATNMDSARDVVGVPSTVLIPMRFVWPYGGRSVFFSGSFVRWSELIPMTPVEGCPTVFQAVYSVTPGYHQYKFFVDGEWRHDEHQSYVSGEYGLVNILLATDPNLFHPNVTSEMTSGPNYMEEDTEAFKRLVRITDGTLTDVVLRISEADLQSSRHRISVFLSTHTTYELLPESGKVVALDVDLPVKQAFHILHEQGIPLAPLWDFSNGHFVGVLSALDFILILRELGNHGSNLTEEELETHTIAAWKEGKAYLNGQIDEHGRAVPRQLVHAGPYDNMKDVVLKILQNGVATVPIIHSSSEDGSFPQLLHLASLSGILKCVCRYFRHSSSSLPILQAPICAINVGTWVPEIGETNCRPLATLRPSASLSAALNLLVQAQVSSIPIVDDNNSLLDIYCRSDITALAKDRAYAHINLNEMTIQQALQLGQDSFSPFEPRGQRCQMCLRSDSLHKVMERLANPGVRRLVIVEAGSKRVEGIVSLSDVFKFLLG; translated from the exons ATGTTTGCTACCAACATGGATTCAGCGCGGGATGTTGTTGGAGTTCCGAGCACGGTGTTGATCCCAATGCGCTTTGTGTGGCCTTATGGGGGCAGAAGTGTGTTTTTCAGTGGTTCATTTGTCCG GTGGTCTGAACTTATTCCTATGACACCGGTTGAGGGTTGCCCCACTGTGTTTCAAGCTGTTTACAGTGTAACGCCGGGATACCACCAA TACAAATTTTTTGTTGATGGCGAATGGCGACATGATGAGCACCAATCTTACGTGAGTGGTGAATATGGGTTAGTGAACATTCTCTTGGCCACAGATCCTAATCTCTTTCATCCGAATGTAACCTCAGAGATGACTTCTGGACCTAATTATATGGAAGAGGATACTGAGGCCTTTAAGCGTTTG GTCCGGATTACAGATGGTACTTTAACTGATGTAGTACTAAGGATATCAGAGGCTGATTTGCAAAGCTCTCGTCATCGTATTTCTGTCTTCCTGTCTACACACACCACATATGAACTACTCCCGGAGTCAGGCAAG GTTGTTGCATTGGATGTTGATTTACCTGTAAAGCAAGCATTTCATATATTGCATGAGCAG ggAATCCCTTTGGCGCCTCTTTGGGACTTCAGCAATGGACATTTTGTTGGAGTTCTCAGTGCAttggattttattttaatattgagAGAG cTTGGGAACCATGGATCTAATTTGACAGAGGAAGAGCTTGAAACACATACTATAGCAGCATGGAAAGAGGGAAAAGCATATCTAAATGGACAGATTGATGAACATGGGAGAGCAGTGCCGAGACAGTTAGTCCAT GCTGGACCATATGATAATATGAAAGATGTTGTGTTGAAAATTTTACAAAATGGGGTTGCTACGGTTCCAATTATCCATTCATCTTCAGAAGATGGCTCATTTCCGCAGCTATTGCATCTTGCTTCACTGTCTGGTATTTTAAAAT GTGTTTGCAGGTACTTTAGGCATTCATCTAGCTCATTACCCATACTTCAAGCACCAATATGTGCAATTAATGTGGGTACTTGGGTTCCGGAAATTGGAGAGACGAATTGTCGGCCATTAGCAACGTTGAGACCAAGTGCTTCGCTTAGTGCAGCTCTAAACTTGCTAGTTCAAG CTCAAGTAAGTTCAATCCCTATAGTTGATGATAATAACTCTTTACTGGATATATATTGTCGAAG TGACATAACAGCTTTGGCTAAAGATAGAGCTTACGCACATATTAATCTCAATGAAATGACTATTCAACAG GCATTGCAGTTGGGACAAGACTCATTTTCTCCCTTTGAACCAAGAGGTCAAAGATGCCAGATGTGTTTGCGCAGTGATTCTCTGCATAAAGTGATGGAGCGATTGGCCAATCCAG GTGTCAGACGACTGGTGATTGTAGAAGCTGGCAGTAAGCGGGTGGAAGGCATTGTTTCACTTAGTGACGTTTTCAAGTTCTTGCTTGGTTAG
- the LOC126597046 gene encoding sucrose nonfermenting 4-like protein isoform X3, which translates to MFATNMDSARDVVGVPSTVLIPMRFVWPYGGRSVFFSGSFVRRWSELIPMTPVEGCPTVFQAVYSVTPGYHQYKFFVDGEWRHDEHQSYVSGEYGLVNILLATDPNLFHPNVTSEMTSGPNYMEEDTEAFKRLVRITDGTLTDVVLRISEADLQSSRHRISVFLSTHTTYELLPESGKGIPLAPLWDFSNGHFVGVLSALDFILILRELGNHGSNLTEEELETHTIAAWKEGKAYLNGQIDEHGRAVPRQLVHAGPYDNMKDVVLKILQNGVATVPIIHSSSEDGSFPQLLHLASLSGILKCVCRYFRHSSSSLPILQAPICAINVGTWVPEIGETNCRPLATLRPSASLSAALNLLVQAQVSSIPIVDDNNSLLDIYCRSDITALAKDRAYAHINLNEMTIQQALQLGQDSFSPFEPRGQRCQMCLRSDSLHKVMERLANPGVRRLVIVEAGSKRVEGIVSLSDVFKFLLG; encoded by the exons ATGTTTGCTACCAACATGGATTCAGCGCGGGATGTTGTTGGAGTTCCGAGCACGGTGTTGATCCCAATGCGCTTTGTGTGGCCTTATGGGGGCAGAAGTGTGTTTTTCAGTGGTTCATTTGTCCG CAGGTGGTCTGAACTTATTCCTATGACACCGGTTGAGGGTTGCCCCACTGTGTTTCAAGCTGTTTACAGTGTAACGCCGGGATACCACCAA TACAAATTTTTTGTTGATGGCGAATGGCGACATGATGAGCACCAATCTTACGTGAGTGGTGAATATGGGTTAGTGAACATTCTCTTGGCCACAGATCCTAATCTCTTTCATCCGAATGTAACCTCAGAGATGACTTCTGGACCTAATTATATGGAAGAGGATACTGAGGCCTTTAAGCGTTTG GTCCGGATTACAGATGGTACTTTAACTGATGTAGTACTAAGGATATCAGAGGCTGATTTGCAAAGCTCTCGTCATCGTATTTCTGTCTTCCTGTCTACACACACCACATATGAACTACTCCCGGAGTCAGGCAAG ggAATCCCTTTGGCGCCTCTTTGGGACTTCAGCAATGGACATTTTGTTGGAGTTCTCAGTGCAttggattttattttaatattgagAGAG cTTGGGAACCATGGATCTAATTTGACAGAGGAAGAGCTTGAAACACATACTATAGCAGCATGGAAAGAGGGAAAAGCATATCTAAATGGACAGATTGATGAACATGGGAGAGCAGTGCCGAGACAGTTAGTCCAT GCTGGACCATATGATAATATGAAAGATGTTGTGTTGAAAATTTTACAAAATGGGGTTGCTACGGTTCCAATTATCCATTCATCTTCAGAAGATGGCTCATTTCCGCAGCTATTGCATCTTGCTTCACTGTCTGGTATTTTAAAAT GTGTTTGCAGGTACTTTAGGCATTCATCTAGCTCATTACCCATACTTCAAGCACCAATATGTGCAATTAATGTGGGTACTTGGGTTCCGGAAATTGGAGAGACGAATTGTCGGCCATTAGCAACGTTGAGACCAAGTGCTTCGCTTAGTGCAGCTCTAAACTTGCTAGTTCAAG CTCAAGTAAGTTCAATCCCTATAGTTGATGATAATAACTCTTTACTGGATATATATTGTCGAAG TGACATAACAGCTTTGGCTAAAGATAGAGCTTACGCACATATTAATCTCAATGAAATGACTATTCAACAG GCATTGCAGTTGGGACAAGACTCATTTTCTCCCTTTGAACCAAGAGGTCAAAGATGCCAGATGTGTTTGCGCAGTGATTCTCTGCATAAAGTGATGGAGCGATTGGCCAATCCAG GTGTCAGACGACTGGTGATTGTAGAAGCTGGCAGTAAGCGGGTGGAAGGCATTGTTTCACTTAGTGACGTTTTCAAGTTCTTGCTTGGTTAG
- the LOC126597683 gene encoding uncharacterized protein LOC126597683 yields the protein MVKQRGEELTEDEKKALRGSKFAPLPSLPPPRCQPRLAHPGGPLTTNKAAALAKFLERKLQNPDGLESINPHLLERAVQNAKRTVFASGASNSGIRIRHVDSFDDSETEDPQQEENVENSELKKLKKNKKKKMMKSEKKKRQQKVMEDSGGGVVKRPKKKKVKL from the exons ATGGTGAAACAAAGAGGAGAAGAGTTGACCGAAGACGAAAAGAAGGCCTTAAGAGGCAGCAAATTCGCGCCTCTCCCATCCTTGCCCCCTCCTCGTTGCCAACCCAG GTTGGCTCATCCTGGAGGTCCGTTGACAACGAACAAAGCGGCGGCGTTGGCGAAATTTCTCGAGAGAAAGCTACAGAATCCCGATGGATTGGAATCCATCAACCCGCATCTTCTCGAACGCGCTGTTCAGAACGCTAAACGCACCGTTTTTGCAA GTGGCGCATCGAATTCTGGAATCCGAATACGGCATGTTGACTCCTTTGATGACTCTGAGACTGAG GACCCTCAACAGGAAGAAAATGTGGAGAATTCAGAGCTCAAGAAGctgaagaagaataagaagaagaagatgatgaaaagtGAGAAGAAAAAGAGACAACAAAAG GTTATGGAAGACTCGGGGGGCGGTGTGGTAAAAAGGCCTAAAAAGAAGAAAGTAAAGTTGTGA